The nucleotide window ATCTCCTATCACTGAAACTCGTGCTCCATACCTGTTTATGACATTCGTTTATGTACTTATATTAGTAGAGTGATTatataattattggttttcatattaaaccaaatattatatcaaattaataatttaataatcttaaaTAATGTTGATTGTTATGTCTAGTATCATTagttcttttcatgattttgataattttaaggataaaaattaattttattgttctAAACTGAAATTTCTAATTGATTTCAAATATGTttattgaatgaaaataatcTCATTTCTCAGTCACATGCTAATTTGGTCCCCTCAATTATACAAGTTACACTAATAACAAAGATAAAAAAACGTTGCtgaattaaaagtcaaaaagaATGACTTACCTTTGAGAAGTGAATACAAGATAATACTTGAGAGCTTTTTCAAAAGCATACATCAAATAATCCACTTCATCCTACAAACATAAATCCAAAAAAACaccaaattaatagaaaaaaaatatacccAATGATGAAATCAAGGTAGAGTAtggcattattattattgttatataatgataattaaatCCAGGTTGATATAAAATGAGCTAAAAACTCACTTTTGGTCGTGCCCAATTTTCAGAAGAAAACATAAAAAGTGAGATAATAGGAATCTTCCACCTACGACACAATTCAAGAAAGAAACATAAAGTCCCAAGCCCAGCTTCATATCCTTGAATTGAAGAAATTCCTCTTTTCTTAGCCCATCGTCGACTCCCATCCAAGATTACCGCCACATGCTTCGGCATTGCCTCACGTAAGAGCCTCTTAGGCAGCTCTTCATTACGAAAATTACACAGAAACATATTGTCATCTTTAAATGATGATTCTCTTAGAATCATGTTTACAAATGCACGTCTATAAACTTCTTCttgtttcttttttaaaattaatgaaaagattgGAAGTCTAATAATCCATCTTTGGATTATTGCTATGATTATTAGCCAAAtcttctttaatattatttttgaagttaAAAACTTCTTTAATATTGATCTCatttttccaattctttttgtGAATTGGGTGAGGGTTTACCTTCATGCCCTACATTAATTTATACACGTAACTAAatgtcaaataataataataataataataataataataatattattattattattattatttaatcagTTACTTTTAGATTACTTTTAGATTACTTATATCCCTAACTAGATTAGTTATATATCTTGCATTGAACATACTTGAGAGTCATGTGCCATTTATGTGACACATTGTAATTAAGAGTTTACTTGTGATGCACGGTATTAGTTATTAGGGTTGAATCCTTATGGcttttcttcttcctttacTTCTACTTCCTCCgaattttaatagttgctaccgTTTCTGTTGAAACTACTGTTCATCAACTGATTTTGTATGGTATATATTTCTCCATATATAATGTAATATGTAGTCAAGTGGaaacttatttgattcgttttaatgtatattttcataatattaactttttaaaatttttatcatatgaaattaaagatattaaagattaaaatcgtACATCGAATAGCGTGAAAAACAAAAGCGTAGCAAGTATTAAAAACTAGAGGAAGTATATGGCTTACTTACCCTTACCTAGTAGGTCGGCAATGACAAAACTTCTATTGAGATCGGGAGTGTCGCACGCCAcgttttattttctaatattgagtaatattttatgtatacaACGAGATTTTTATAATATCGTTATCATGTATTCCATctattttcttttgttcttcttataactttcatttggaaattttaaaatattcttcTAATTTAGAATTATTCTATTTTAGTAACCAATAAAATTCAAGGAAATTATTACATTTACACTCTAATTTATAGAAATTaattactttgattttcaatgtattttctttatatatacACCCAATGAAATTTAATGACGTTATTACaattacacattaattattttttataattttttactcaACTCTCATAGTATCTATTGTGTAATTATTGTTTATCTTGattgaaataaaatagaaaGGATAACATTGGAAAAAAACTTTCAACTTTAAGTATTTCGATTCTAAAACttctatatttaatatatatttactttaaaattgaCTTAATCTAGAGTTATAGGCTAGTCattgaataaaaagaaaaaaatgacgggaatgaaattacaagtttttctaggaaaaaatatttaaaaaataagaaatgaaaaaaataaaaataaaaaaacaaactaaCTCTCAAGTTCCCCCTGGACAATTTTTCCAATTCAGCCCCTCCCTTCCCCCTCCCCTCCCCCTCCGTGGCAAGTACCCCAGTCCCTATCCAGCTCGAAACCAGACTTGAAATACAGAAAAATCTTGGTCAAACCCAATAGAAACcttaatttaactattttgaCTCGTTTTTAGTTTTACAACATCATTTTCATTTACTTATCATTTTTAGCCGGGACTTAAAATAGGTATATTATTGGCcattttttataagaaatattttcttaaaaataaaaaattataatatttattttttgcatgACCGTtgattagtaaaaataaaacgGTCTATCGCTTAGGGCTTCAAACTTTTTAGagcccaaattttttttttatgttacaatatacttaaattaaatttagatataatttgtattttttgctATGTAATACTATGAGCAGTGAGCTGTTATTAAAAGTTAGGAGTACAATACTTTGAAATGTAAGTCATATACGAATGATTTGCCTAAGTagtgttggaaaataaaaaaaattttaatttggagTTCACCAAAATTTATTTCCCAAACTAGTAttcattaagaaaaaaaattaattaaatatatttgattGTGGTTTGTGAAGCTTCAAACCTCTTTCCCAAGCAAaactaaaataaagttaaattaatTCAAATTCCAACTACAATCCTATTTATTTGCTCAATCCCTAAACTAAACATGTAACACCTCGGCCCCTCAGACCGCTGGTGATTACTCTTGGAGACTATAGACTAGCctcacaaaccaacacaagtcttttcagcgcactttggcGTTACTCGTGCGCACTCGGGAAAaattcccaggaggtcacccatcctaagattgctctccaccaagcattcttaactgtggagttcttagcaaatgggctccctagaaaggaagatgcaccttgttggtatgagtagtctatcaatcctttttcaagctaaatctatgGTATTACAAAACATTTGTAAGACTGACGACGAGAGACTTGAAGAGACTGATGACAATCACCATCCACACCTATCGCTTAGGGCTTCCCACAATTGACAATCATGATGCAATGGAGGTAATTTTCAGATTTTCATCTCTATTTTTGATTGttctttatttaaatataatggCTGTCATTGTAAAATTAGGGATTTGCATAttcaatgtattattttttacattaaGAAACTCACTTGATTTTCTATGATAGATTACAAGGATGATGCTAACAACAGATCATAAGGATACGCTATTTTTGACAaacatttttattgattttgacttttggagttgattgagattttttgttgtatgtataattttttttttggatattttacTCATTCTGTAAGACTTGTGGGATTTTTCTGAtttgtttaatgtatatatttGCTTGACAAAACAATTTTATCTTCTTGTAGGTTTGGAATcaccaaatcaaaaaaaaataatgtagcTTAGTaaactattttattatatgaacaccattttagaaattaaattttaaagaacactaatgtttaaatttttttatttttcaaccccAATTAGGCAAATCATTCGTCATATACAAACCAACGAATTAGCACAATTCGGACATTGGACGAACACCTATATTATAGTATCATATTGATGGAGAATTATGGGTTAGCCAACAAGTACTTATGACATGTGGGCTTTTTCTTTATTCTTGTAATATGTGTTTGATTCTCATCacataagaataaattaattttttatatttgaccaagcccaaataaaaaaaaaacttaaaatgactagcataaaaaaaatgtcattttttATATACTAGCTTGAATTTCGTGTCAAGCACGGATAATATTTGACATGTGAgagaaatcaaaagtatcactTTATATTATCTTGTACATTTAATATAGCATTAATGTAATGACAATTTAATCTTTTATGATAAATACTGTAGGTATAATCTTTACAGTAAATAATATAgcaattttcttcttctttggtttcttttagaaaaccccatatatcatttttataattttgatattagattattgtataatttaatatggttttaattgttaatatcttgtgatcatgattgataatatttaaattgttatgTAATAAACTCACTTGACCTTAGATTAACTACCCACTattaataaatagataaataaaatatatttttattaggtTGTTGAATTCTACtattcttaatatctataaGTAGTGGATAGGTTATTTGGTGAATAGATGTAACTAAGCTCGTATTTCATATATATAGAATGCTTAATTTTTGCAAATATCTATgaaattttcaatcaaaaatttatatttctattaAACAATTATAATCATACTTCTATATTTCAAGACaatattattacattgttgAGTATTcactatatttatattattagtgtGACTATTCTAATATAGAGTGTATTCCTTTAATATTACAAAATCCAAACAAAATTTCCATTCTACTTTGTAAggaaaaataattcccactctATTGTCCATGTCAGATGATTTCTTTTtctgattatttttttaaagaaaaccgCCATTTGAGATAACTGTttgataaaataacaaaattgcTTTCTTAGATGACAGTCTATTTTGGGttcaacatttaaaaaaattaccaaaCCGTCATCTGAGATGGCCGTTTTagtttttagttaaaaaaacgaaaaaagggGCTGTAAGGATTAGAACTCACAACTTTCTTATACGAAAGATTCTTGAAGACCAACTGTGCTAGATGACACCTTAACAATTCATTTCTTAATAGCATTAAGTATGTACGCGGTAAGGCTTTAAGAAacacaaatgaaaataaatgtctCCCTTGGGAATAGAACCCGCGACCAATTGCAAATAGTACAAAACCTGCAAGGGCTACAACCATCTTAATAACCATTagctcattattttttttaaatgtatttaCATTAAACCGCCATCTCAGGTAGCGgtttgcttatttttttttacaaatttgttTAAATTAAATCGTCACTTTAAATGGCGGTTTgctcataaaaaaatataaaattgccATCTTAGATACCGGTTTCatccataaaaaaaatgtaaaatttttttgcaTCCTATCCTACGTGGATAGTACCGAGGGAAATAAATTATCTGTAACGCACAATGGGAATTATGTTGTAAAAGAAACAATGTTAAAGGAAAAGATTCTCTAATatagtactccctcctattcagctgaactgtcccatttgacttttcacacttgccgaggcaacattttaactcttaatatctcaaattatgcttaattaaaaattataaaaagttgatattaataatccttgtattgagacaaatcaaacaagatcccatatgactatgttttaacttatagattaagagtaaaatacaaattaagagtgataagtgaatagtgccaaaaaaaaatgggacaattcagctgaataggaggtagtataatATAAAGATTAAAATAGTTAATATGCATGTCAAgctttaatatttttctataatttcCTTACCTTATTAGCTGATACGTTTCCTCTTATATtcttatgagtattatttttataataatttattcctttaacttatttaattgatttatttattattgtatgGTATATGTCTAAATATGAAGTTTACTTTATTAACTGAATTTAATAATGTAATTGACTATTATAGCCAAATCATTTAGGTAGAAAATTTTCAACCATAACTTGACACGTGTAAATAAGATACTTTTTTGGTTTCTCTTTTAGTATACTAGTATATAAACCCGTGCAATGCCcgttttttagtataaattaatataaggaatctaaattttaattaatgatgaAATTTCGTATTATCGTTATCTTATTCATAtggttttttaattattaattagcaaataaCTATGTATGTAATCTAATCAAGATAAATTTTGAATACCATGTCTGCAAAAAATCCAAtatgctgattttttttttaccaattatTGCAAATTAATAGTATTACATTACAAAACCAATGCTGATTTTTAATGCatcaattacaaaattattgcaAATCAATCATACAATTTCCTTATTTAATGTATCAGTTATTTCAAgattttaatttatcaattaCAAAATCATTGCAAATCAATTATAGAATTTCCTTATTTAATGTAAGATTACATGttatatttaaattgtttaGTCAGCAACCTACTCAAATCAAATTAATCCAAATGTCAAAATCACTCTTATCGCGATATTTGTCATTTTGCTTCAACTTTATTACAATGTATGATATGATTAGTATAGATAGATAGGTAGATACCCCTTCTTAATTTTTAACCCAATTATACATCATTTTCCACATCCAATTTTTTACGAAAGTTTTTACAAACCTAGTAAATgtagtttataaattttacaatgGGTTCTTGATGTATTTATTACTAAGTTTTAAGAGGCACTAAAGATAGGATATTTGGAGGCGTCTTATTTATATCTTGAATTATTGAGACTTTTCCCTAATTTGTTGATGTTTTTATTCCTTGCCTTTCATATATCGCTTTTTGTCTTGTTTTTAGTtagttcttatttttcctttatttatatGCTTAGTTTTttatctataattttttttttgttaattattgttataGTCAAACTTATGGTGCATGCTGGCAAGTAAATAATGTAGGATGTACTTCTTCGGAGGATCAAATTTAAGTGGGGAGACTCTTTGGCCACATTCTCTTTTATGAATATGGGTTGTCGTCTTCATTCTCTCCATAGACCCTGCTTATAGTCcatatgagcgggatacacttgatatgatgatgatggaaattattaaaaaagacAATTTCTTTGAGAAACTATCTATTTGGGTtgattaaaatttcaaaaaagaaaactgAAAATACTGAAAAAGAATACATACTTGACTTACCATAAACACCCACTTTATATACTATAAACACATATTTTTACATATAATAAACAACTATTATAAACATATCATAAACACCAACTACGACTATCATAAACACATATTATAGGCAGGGACAAAGCCAAGATTTTAAATTAGGGGGGCCAAATTGTTGATATACTAAAaagttatatataatataagctGTTCAAAACTGACATGATGACCCGAAATTTACACAACATTGTAACCGAATTCAATTTGACtcgaatttgaaaataatttacaattatataaaaacaatatGAACACAAAATCCGATTTCAAACCCACCCAAAACACCTAACCCGAAATCAACAATGACTCACACAAACCATTAAACACTAGTTAagctataaaaatattaaaatcatatagattgaaatgaacttgaatcatataaatttagttttctataaaaataatagtttaaattAAGATTTGATCTCTTAACCTTAGATTACAAATGTGTTAGTCCAACCATTGAGCtatgtaatttttgttatatttttactctttttaaACTGTATATCATATTAGTAAGGGGGCCAAAGCCAGATTTACAAGGGATCACATTTTCGACAAAGGGGTCGGGCCTCCCTAGCCCCCCATGTAGCTTTGCCCATGATTCTAGGTGTTGACTTTTGACTTAGTGTTTACTAAAAAGGATAAATACCTACTTAACATATCATAATACCAactttacaaaattttaaacacATATTATGCATACTATAAACAATAATTTCACATAATAACACATCATAAAAAAGATTAAttagatatttattttaattttccacACCACAGCTAATTAAGTTAAGCTGCAATTTCAATACTAGATACTCCATATACTAAATATCCCTTTTAAACTTGCTAAAAGTGGTATgttatgataaaaaataaaatgtcgtgTTCAATAGAAAATTTAAAGGGATAGAAAgattatacaaataaaaatgcacattaattattaattgataCTTCTATGTGATAGGCTGAATAACACGAAACCCAGAATAGAGATTCGATCCGGTTAAATAGCCATAAGTTTTGCTTACGTGAATCATGGGTTTTCCCTAACGTAGCAGACTTGCAGTACAGGTAGATACACCAATACAAAGCTACTTTAGGTTTAAGCAAAGTACATCAGTACTTCACGCTATAAACAAAAGTTAAATCTACGTGGGCTTTATTTAGTCGCACTTAATTAAGTGTAGCTATAAATTGTATTTAAGCAAGTGACTTACCGAATAACcaactcaaaacaaaaaatataaaaatttaagctgatggtCGAGGCTTCAGAATATGTGTAGTATATTCTAACACGCCCTCTCATAAGAGAGCCTTTTTGGCTTAAAGTGTAGATGAAACACAAGCTCTCCTAATATATTTGACGcttaatatttcactttaaataagggatgattgagattcgaactcatGACTTCTTATCTCGCTGGCTTTGATACCATATCAAAGAGTcaactcaacaaaaaatttaacctTTTAATTAAGTTAGTTTCTTAACACGACTGGATAATAGCGGCGTAAGTCATGACTAAagtacaatttaaaaaaattatgaaaatgaaagaaatacTCTATGCAATATTGCGATTTTGCTTATTGGTGAATtgtgtttgatttgtttttcatctgatgaaaatgattaagcactagtggaaaaaatcgtatttgctgctaatcatttgctgcggtttttatatatacgcagcaataagtaggaaaaaaaattagaaaaaaaaataaacacttaaatgctgcgattttgggccttgaccgcaacaaatacatatgagcagcttcaattgctgcggtttgtttGACGCCCGCAGCAAAAAACGTTCTTCAATTGCTTCGGTTCTTGActacccgcagcaaataacttaATTCTTCAcataattgctgcggtttttgccatGCCCGCAGCAATTGTATTTTCAAAAACGCGCCATATATGTTAATTAATGTTATGTTAGAACATAAAACCCACGAAACTGCTTTCATTATATTGCTGTTTATACGACTGTTGCACTTCTTCACTCAATATTGAAACTGCCGGTTTTCTTGTTCATCATAATTTGTTCGATTACCGTCttcaatctttcttcttcatcatctttttgttcttgttcttctttgatcatcattcttgctcttcttattgcttttcttcatcatcaacttcTTGAAACTGCGCTGtacacattgttgttgctcttcttaaacccacgaaaacccacgaaatttgggcttagttcttgctcttcttcaaggtataatttttttaaagcttattagttctcaaacccaggccattattgttcaagcttcattaattgtgtacGTTTAGGGcgcttagtttttttatactaattttttttttcattgtataggttatacactaacccaccaaaacccatgataatttaaggtatttttttcattttgatttgtaaattaggtttaaatttgtcatactttatgaatgtgtatgttgttattgtttttaagttttaaatttatcatatatatcatgttttgttatatttttaagtaatttcttcattttatttatgattgtgtatgtagttgtggtttttaagttttaaatttatcataa belongs to Amaranthus tricolor cultivar Red isolate AtriRed21 chromosome 17, ASM2621246v1, whole genome shotgun sequence and includes:
- the LOC130804730 gene encoding cis-prenyltransferase 4, chloroplastic-like, whose translation is MRSILKKFLTSKIILKKIWLIIIAIIQRWIIRLPIFSLILKKKQEEVYRRAFVNMILRESSFKDDNMFLCNFRNEELPKRLLREAMPKHVAVILDGSRRWAKKRGISSIQGYEAGLGTLCFFLELCRRWKIPIISLFMFSSENWARPKDEVDYLMYAFEKALKYYLVFTSQRYGARVSVIGDKSTLPNSLQEAIIKIEQDTKENTEFHIIISMSYSGQNDIVHACQTISKKVKDGLLQPEAITKSLFEQHLQTNVTDVSSPDLIIRTSGEIRLSNYYLWQSAYTELYFTDTLWPDFGEDEFVKALRSFQQRGRRFGKV